AATTTCATCGGTTACCCTGCAACCGTTAAGACTTCTTATGCATCTTATATCTAAATTTTTAAGCAGACTATCATCTCGTAGGTCCAAATCTTCTGGAATAGTCTGCAGTGCTAATCGTGCAAACAAAATATCAATCTCTATGCCATCAAAACAGAGTTTGATAACTGGTACAAATGCCTCTTCGACAGCTCTTAAATCTTTTACTTCTTCTTGTAATTTCAACTTATCATAGAATGAGGTGAAAAAGTCACTTCGATCAACATGTCTTGGTGCAACACACAACGCATCAATATCGGCACCTTTTGTATGTACTCCTAATCTGTAAGATCCAAATGTAAAAATTTTTCCTCCAACGTTTTCAATCACAGATTGCGGAAGATTCTTACTTTCACTGATTTCTCGTATCCACTCTTTAACCAGGTTATTTAATTTTCCCAAAATTAAAATCCTGCgctgcagctcctcctcctcttcaaaaACCCCAAAGGGCTTCAGTGTCTCAACCAGTTTCTGTGTGAGTACGCAGTCGGTCTCCTTGGGGGCTGCTAAGCTGATGGGAGAAGTAATGCCATAGTGCTTCTGCGGCGGCTGTGTTTGTTGTGATCCCTGCGTTGTAACTGGAAACGGCATCGTCTCCTGCGCCGGCACCGCCCAGTCACTTCCCCCCCCCCGCaaccgccgccgctgccgccctgGGCATGATCCACTgaggcgggagggagggggggcctgcctcagccctgggtcCAACCCCACTCCCGCACCCGCTCCCGCCGCTTTAAGcgcttctcctccttcccctttgTCCTAACATGGcgccctatttatttttttttaagatttacttatttattttaaagcagagtgacaaagggagagagaaggagagacagaaaaagtgttcactcccccaacagccaggactgggctaggccaaagccaggagccagaaactccatccaggtctcacacaaaggtggcagcaacccaagtacctgggccatcatccactgcctcccaggcacatcagcagaaagctggattggaagcacagagtagatgggactcgaaccaacattctgctatgggatgctggtggcccaaacagccag
This window of the Lepus europaeus isolate LE1 chromosome 7, mLepTim1.pri, whole genome shotgun sequence genome carries:
- the LOC133764418 gene encoding poly(A) polymerase alpha-like is translated as MPFPVTTQGSQQTQPPQKHYGITSPISLAAPKETDCVLTQKLVETLKPFGVFEEEEELQRRILILGKLNNLVKEWIREISESKNLPQSVIENVGGKIFTFGSYRLGVHTKGADIDALCVAPRHVDRSDFFTSFYDKLKLQEEVKDLRAVEEAFVPVIKLCFDGIEIDILFARLALQTIPEDLDLRDDSLLKNLDIRCIRSLNGCRVTDEILHLVPNIDNFRLTLRAIKLWAKRHNIYSNILGFLGGVSWAMLVARTCQLYPNAIASTLVHKFFLVFSKWYVFRLY